One Hordeum vulgare subsp. vulgare chromosome 4H, MorexV3_pseudomolecules_assembly, whole genome shotgun sequence DNA window includes the following coding sequences:
- the LOC123448834 gene encoding outer envelope pore protein 16-2, chloroplastic yields MSSHEARKFVEEVRGLEKNWMLELGHPLLNRVADSFVKAAGIGAMQAVARDSYFMAIEGESGGTGAVSDATGSRKRTFPDLNGGTSNSKSAEDMVKSVSKESFQWGLAAGMHSGLTYGLTEVRGAHDWKNSALAGAVTGAAVALTSDNASHERIVQCAITGAALSAAANVLSDIV; encoded by the exons ATGAGCAGCCACGAGGCGCGCAAGTTCGTGGAGGAGGTGCGCGGCCTGGAGAAGAACTGGATGCTCGAACTCGGCCACCCGCTCCTCAACCGCGTCGCCGACAGCTTCGTCAAGGCCGCCGGG ATCGGCGCGATGCAGGCCGTCGCGCGGGACTCCTACTTTATGGCCATCGAAG GCGAATCTGGGGGCACCGGAGCGGTGTCTGACGCGACCGGCAGCAGGAAACGGACGTTCCCGGACCTCAATG GAGGGACGAGCAACAGCAAGTCAGCGGAGGACATG GTGAAAAGCGTGAGCAAGGAGTCGTTCCAGTGGG GGCTCGCGGCAGGGATGCACTCCGGCCTCACCTACGGACTGACGGAGGTGCGCGGGGCCCACGACTGGAAGAACAGCGCGCTGGCGGGCGCCGTCACCGGCGCGGCGGTCGCGCTGACCTCGGACAACGCATCGCATGAGCGGATTGTGCAGTGCGCCATCACCGGCGCCGCGCTGTCCGCCGCCGCCAACGTGCTCTCGGACATAgtttag
- the LOC123448832 gene encoding argininosuccinate lyase, chloroplastic codes for MAATSHSLLSPAPTSLPRARITFPVARAVALRRRPSFPAVAAAVSSMASSDGEEKKETKLWGGRFEEGVTDAVERFTESISYDWQLYKYDIMGSKAHASMLAAQGLITTGDRDIILEGLDQIEKQIQDGKFEWRKDREDVHMNIEAALIEKVGEPAKKLHTARSRNDQIVTDLRLWCRDAIDKILIRIKQFQVSLVLLASKYVDLIVPGYTHLQRAQPVLLPHLLLSYVEQLERDAGRLLDCRERVNFCPLGACALAGTGLPIDRFKTAKDLKFTAPMKNSIDAVSDRDFVLEFLAANSIAAIHLSRIGEEWVLWASEEFGFLTPSDKVSTGSSIMPQKKNPDPMELVRGKSARVVGDLMTVLVLCKGLPQAYNRDLQEDKEPLFDSVKAILGMLEVCSEFAQNISFNSKRIQSSLPAGYLDATTLADYLVKKGVPFRTSHEIVGRCVALCVSKNCQLTELEMHDLKAVHPVFEADVYAYLGVENAVNKFISYGSTGSEQVKKQLEDWRLQLGINP; via the exons ATGGCCGCCACCTCCCATTCCCTCCTCTCCCCGGCGCCCACATCGCTCCCCCGCGCCCGCATCACCTTCCCCGTCGCCCgcgccgtcgccctccgccgtCGCCCCTCTTTCCCGGCCGTCGCGGCGGCGGTCTCTTCGATGGCGTCCTCGGAtggcgaggagaagaaggagaccaAGCTGTGGGGCGGGCGCTTCGAGGAGGGCGTCACCGACGCCGTGGAGCGCTTCACGGAGTCAATCTCCTACGACTGGCAGCTGTACAAGTACGATATCATGGGCAGCAAGGCCCACGCGTCCATGCTCGCCGCCCAG GGTTTGATAACCACCGGTGATAGGGATATTATCTTGGAGGGCCTAGATCAAATCGAGAAGCAGATTCAAGATGGCAAGTTTGAGTGGAGAAAGGATAGGGAGGACGTGCACATGAACATCGAGGCAGCTCTGATTGAGAAAGTTGGTGAGCCGGCCAAGAAGTTACACACTGCTAGGAGCCGCAACGACCAAATTGTGACGGATCTTAGGTTGTGGTGCCGCGATGCTATTGACAAGATTTTGATTCGCATCAAACAGTTTCAG GTGTCTCTGGTTTTGTTAGCTTCAAAATATGTTGACTTAATTGTCCCCGGTTATACCCATCTTCAAAGGGCACAACCTGTTTTGCTGCCACATCTTCTCTTATCATATGTTGAACAG TTGGAGCGTGATGCTGGCCGGCTGCTCGACTGCAGGGAAAGAGTGAATTTCTGCCCTCTCGGTGCTTGTGCTTTGGCTGGAACTGGACTCCCCATTGATAGGTTCAAAACCGCTAAAGATTTGAAGTTTACAGCTCCGATGAAGAACAG TATTGATGCAGTGTCAGATCGTGACTTTGTTTTGGAGTTTCTTGCTGCCAACTCTATTGCTGCTATTCATCTTTCCCGCATTGGCGAAGAGTGGGTCTTGTGGGCATCAGAGGAGTTCGGATTCTTGACACCAAGTGACAAGGTTTCAACTGGAAGCAGCATTATGCCACAGAAGAAAAATCCAGATCCGATGGAGCTTGTCCGTGGAAAATCTGCTAGGGTTGTTGGTGATCTCATGACTGTCCTAGTCCTCTGCAAAGGCCTTCCACAGGCCTACAACCGTGACCTACAG GAAGACAAGGAACCCTTGTTTGACAGTGTGAAGGCCATACTAGGAATGCTTGAAGTATGTAGCGAGTTTGCTCAAAACATCTCTTTTAACTCGAAAAGAATACAAAGCTCGCTGCCTGCCGGTTATCTGGATGCAACAACACTGGCAGATTATCTTGTGAAGAAG GGGGTTCCATTCAGAACTTCTCACGAGATAGTTGGAAGGTGCGTGGCCTTATGCGTGTCGAAGAACTGCCAGCTGACAGAGCTTGAAATGCACGACTTGAAAGCGGTTCACCCTGTCTTCGAGGCCGATGTGTACGCCTATTTGGGTGTGGAAAACGCCGTCAACAAGTTCATATCTTACGGTTCTACGGGTTCAGAACAGGTAAAGAAACAGCTTGAAGATTGGCGCCTTCAGCTTGGGATCAACCCATAA
- the LOC123448833 gene encoding uncharacterized protein LOC123448833 — protein MSTTPRGRSSSRRRNRCCKCAGGGGGKPSTPCCFNPLRSLFRCPGRGRGRSRSRSHSRNRTAPSRVSADIGTEQQGQEPSFFVYSMGSAAENKKKKHRKARLPSIRSCFRSKKKERKASARCQPLTPAPSMVTHPPRSPPAPDNTPAVASGVTMTQPPSPAFAETGNVNSPATSDGRTAPTGPGKQPSADSAWAPFPPQRQQPKQQVDGLQIVEAATGERLSAHEAALIEMVESSTDDSAESSMKSSLEFINEPSPQTPVKRMVADRETAVVKTTAREAPRLWLNGNAAKAGTGARFSEPLVVAEANELWAHDIACSRAHAAMLADTVSFSVALFPSRDFTCSERHVGCLKCMRRIYTDLLVPRLRISIFSKHFQFIHHISW, from the coding sequence ATGTCGACGACGCCTCGAGGCCGGTCGTCGTCCCGCCGCCGCAACCGGTGCTGCAAGtgcgccggcggcggcgggggcaagCCCTCCACGCCCTGCTGCTTCAACCCGCTGAGGTCCCTATTCCGGTGCCCCGGCCGGGGCCGTGGACGCAGCCGCAGCCGCAGTCACAGCCGGAACCGGACGGCGCCGTCCAGGGTATCGGCGGACATCGGCACCGAGCAGCAAGGCCAGGAGCCGTCATTCTTCGTCTATTCCATGGGCAGCGCcgcggagaacaagaagaagaagcacaggaaggcgCGGCTCCCATCCATCCGCTCCTGCTTCCGCAGCAAGAAGAAGGAGCGGAAGGCCAGCGCCCGCTGCCAACCTCTCACGCCGGCACCGTCGATGGTGACGCACCCGCCGCGCTCCCCGCCTGCGCCGGATAATACGCCCGCCGTAGCATCCGGCGTGACGATGACACAACCACCTTCACCTGCGTTTGCCGAGACCGGCAACGTTAATTCGCCGGCGACGTCCGACGGGAGAACTGCGCCGACGGGCCCGGGCAAGCAGCCGTCGGCGGACTCGGCGTGGGCACCGTTCCCgccgcagaggcagcagccgaagCAGCAGGTTGACGGGCTGCAGATCGTCGAGGCGGCGACGGGCGAGCGGCTGTCAGCTCACGAGGCTGCGCTCATCGAGATGGTTGAGAGCTCGACCGACGATTCCGCGGAGTCGTCGATGAAGTCGTCGCTGGAGTTCATCAACGAGCCGTCGCCTCAAACGCCGGTGAAACGGATGGTGGCGGATAGGGAGACGGCGGTGGTGAAGACCACGGCCAGGGAGGCACCAAGGCTATGGCTTAATGGCAACGCCGCCAAGGCCGGCACCGGCGCGCGGTTCTCCGAGCCTCTTGTGGTGGCGGAGGCCAATGAGCTGTGGGCGCACGACATCGCTTGCAGCCGCGCCCACGCTGCCATGCTCGCCGACACGGTAAGTTTTTCAGTTGCTCTTTTTCCTTCGAGGGATTTCACCTGCTCTGAGCGGCATGTCGGCTGCTTGAAATGCATGAGGCGTATTTACACGGATCTGCTAGTTCCTAGGCTGAGAATTAGTATTTTCTCAAAACACTTTCAGTTTATTCATCATATATCATGGTAA